cacccccctcTGTTGAACAACAaatcggcgcccctatgtcgaaaaTCAATCTGACGCCCCTAGAATGaacaattcggcgccccctatacGTCGAATATAAATTTGGCGCCGCGTATATCGAACTttgattcggcgcccctaggtcaaaCATCCATTCGACGCCCCCTTGGTTTAACATCAACTCGGCACCCCCAATGTCGAACAGCAATTTGACGCCCCTAGGTCGAATAACAATTCGGCACCCCTTATAGTTCGAATATAAATTCGGTGCCCACGATATCGAACATCGCTTCGGCGCCCTAGCTATGTCGAGCATCAATTtagcgcccctaggtcgaacattgATTCCacgtcgccccccccccctcggttgaacatcaattcggcgcccatcTATGTCGAACACCAATTTGacgcccctaggttgaacaacaattcggcgccccatattggttgaatataaattcggcgcccctatatcgaacttcaattcggcgctcctaggtcgaacatcaatttggcgcccctaggtcgaacaccaattcggtgcccctaggCTGAACTACTATTCGGCACCCCTTATAGGTCGAATATAAATTCGGCGCTCCCTATATCAAACTTCAATTCGgagcccctaggtcgaacataattcggcgccccctatattGAACTTCAATTAGGCgctcctaggtcgaacattaaTTGGGCGTCCTAATTaagtcgaacatcaatttgacaCCCCTAGGTTGAACAACAATTCGGCACCCCTTATAGGTCGAATATAAGTTCGAAGCCCCCTATATCGAACTTCAATTCAGCGCCCCtcggtcgaacatcaattcggcaccccctcgGTTTAACAACAaatcggcgcccctatgtcgaaaaTCAATTTGACGCCCCTAGAATGaacaattcggcgccccctatacGTCGAATATACATTTGGCACCCCGTATATCGAActtcgattcggcgcccctaggtcaaacatcaattcggtgccccccttAGTTTAACATCAACTCGGCACCCCCAatgtcgaacatcattttgacgcccctaggttgaacaaCAATTCGGCACCCTTATAGTTAGAATACAAATTCGGCGCCCACGATATCGAACATCGCTTCGGCGCCCTAGCTATGTCCCCCCACCCCCTCAGTTGAACACCAACTCGGCGCCCTTTATGTCgaatatcgattcggcgccagcctcggttgaacatcaattcggcgcccatcTATGTCGAACACCAATTTGacgcccctaggttgaacaacaattcggcgccccttatAGGTCGAatataaattcggcgccccctatatcgaacttcaattcggcacccctaggtcgaacatcaatttggcgcccctaggtcgaacaccaattcggtgcccctaggCTGAACTACTATTCGGCGCCCCTTATAGGTCGAatataaattcggcgccccctatatcgaacttcaattcggcgcccctaggtcgaacatcaactTGGCGCCCTAGCTATGTCGAACACCAATTCGGCACCCCTGGGTCTAACATAAATCGGCGCcctctatgtcgaacatcaattcggcgccccttggtCGAACAACGATTCGGtgccccctaggtcgaacataatttcggcgccccctatattGAAGTTCAATTAGGCGCTCCTAGGTCGAATATTAATTCGCTGCCTTGtaggtcgaacataaattcgtcgccccctatatcatgtatattgaacTTAATTCAACGCCTctaggtcaaacatcaattcggcacgcCCCTCGCTAAAACaacaatttggcgcccccatgtcGAAAATCAATTTGACGCGCTAGGTTGAACAACAATTCGACGCCCTCTATACGTCGAAtataaatttggcgccccctatatCGAACTTTGATTCGGCGCCcgtaggtcgaacatcaatccggcgcccctaggtcgaacatcaattcgacacCCCCTCGGTTGAACATTTGGACATCCGAGAAAGcatttttggtaatcatgaacagaatgagtatcttacaaaacattttatgcgagcgcgaagtgcgagctgaaaattttagatCTTTCGACCTAAAGATGGAGATTCTAAGCACTTTATCTAACCATAAACAGGATCGTCACCTTACtaaaaaaattgatgcgagcgcgaagagcgagatgaaattttttgatattctgacctaaaattttagAATTTCTAAGCATTTTggtaattatgaacaggatgggcatcTAACTATAAGCATTTGATGCGAGCAAAATGGAgtttgaccccctccccccatgtgaaacatgaatttggcaACCCCCGGTTAAACATCAAATTGGAGCACTAAAGGTCGAATATAAATGTTGCGCCccctccctaggtcgaacatgaatttggtgCCCCCCTCGGTTGAACACCAATTCGACCCCCCTCAGTTGAACATCAACTCGGCGCAAtttatgtcgaacatcaatttggtgcccctaGGTCGACCAACGATTCGGTGCCGCTATAGGTTGTACATAAATTCGGGGCCCCCTATATCGAACTTTAATTAGGCgcccctttgtcgaacatcaaCTTGTCGCCCCCTATATAATTATGTCGAATATCAActcagcgcccccccccccttggttgaacatcaatttggcgcccctaggttgaacaaCAATATGacgcccctaggttgaacatcttTTCGGCATTTCGGCATCCTAGCTAAGTCATGtatgtcgaatatcaatttggcgcccataggtcaaacatcaattcggcgccccttatgtcgaacatcaattcggtgcccctaggtcgaacatcaattcggcgcctttgtttctttttattttcttctttctctcttttcttcctctttttggcACCCCCTGtttcgcctacccgggggcccgggccccgactacccctccccccccccccgaatacgtgcatgttataattttcattactattattacaattattatcattattgttatgaaACTTTCTGGGATAACATTTCAAAGCTATCATAGATACGCTGGATACAGAAATTTTATTAGCATTGAACCTGTGAATTGAATTTGTGGATAGAGTCGGGTACAAATGAATTTCTAAAACGAGAAGAGAAAGTAAAACCTCTTGCTAGCCTTCTCATATACCAATTGCGCGTTGTTCCCGCCATGACAATTTGTCATTTACATATTACTGTCCCAAGTTACTTGTAGCTGCTGGTTTGTTCGATCACCTGAATATGGATGGTCACATTCTGGTGTTCTGAACCATTTCGACGGAAGTCGATGACCATTTCCTTGGTTTTGGTTGTATTAAGTGTTAGATATTGGTCGTCGCACCAACGAATTTACTTGTCTACTTGTGAAAAGTAGTCATTAACCTGATTCGACAATAGCGCAATAATGACTGTGCCATCAGCGTTCTTAAGAATGCTGCAGCAAGAGGTTGAACTCATACAATCGCTTGTGGAAACGGGGAAGGACACATCCCTGGGGGCACCTACGGAAGTACAGTACTTGATTAATGACAATTGGCCTTTACATACTGTGTTCGACAAATCAAGAAATTAAGTGCGCATCTAATCAGTTTAAGGTATATACATTCATTCCAATCAACTTGTGAGCCAGAAGATGGGGTGCGATTGCAATTAAAATCATTACTAAAGTCTACAAATAGTGGAAGAGCGTATGTCATTGGTCTATCTAAATGCTGATGCAAATATACAAGTACAGCATCTTCCACGTTCCTATTCTGCTGATATGCAATTTGAAATGGGTCTGTGAATTCTTGAGTTTGTTTCAACAAATATGGATATAGTACCCTCTCAAAACACTTCATAATATTCAAAGTTAAAGCCACAGGGCGATATTCATTTGGTACGTTTGCATGTTTAAATTTGGGAACTGGAAAGATTGACGATTCTTTCCAGATACTAGTCTAGGATCCAGACCAgaattcaaaaataaatcatcaaaaacaCTTGCAGCAAAACTGGAGCCAGTTGTTGGCTACATATTTTCAGAATCGTATTTGACACACCATCATGCCCCGTAGCTTTGTTAATTTTCACACCATTAAGTAATCTCCTGAACTTTGACTCCGATAAATACTTAGAGAAACCATCTACATCTGAGGATGGGACTCTCGATAATTCCTGCTAAATAAATTGACTAAACGACCCTGTCCCCCAGGTATAAGAACTCCTTCACTGATTCTACCTCATCACACAACTTTTCCTCCTATTCTACCATCCCTTCAACTTGTTTCTAGCACCTTCCATACACAAAATCTCTTGCCAGGCATGGTGTCACTCTCTTCATCTTTGTGCATCTCCCATGGGTCCATTTTACACGCCACACTGAATTTGCTTTCACCCTCTTTCCACAAATGCCACCTGGGTCTTACTACATACCCCCTCCATCCCAATCATGAATTACTTTTGTCTTTCCTAGATTTACCTTTGGACCCTTACTCTCAAAACCTCTACCATTTCTAAAACTTATTCCCCCATAGTCCATCCAATGTCTCACTCATCAAAACCAAAGTCATCAGCATACAATATTTCTCCCATCAAACCTTCTCTTGCACTCCTAAGACCCACATCAATCACAATTGCAAATATCATTGCTCTCATTTATGATAATGCAAACTACAAGCCCAAATGCTAAGCAAGCTACACCTAGGCCAACATGGTGGCCAGTTATGGGGTCTTTTGCTCATGAACTCTAACAAAAAGGACCATCTGGGTTGAAAGTTTATatctaaatagagtaaaattcacagagcaaaacaatgaaaactCATCAAAATCTGACTTTTTTGCAATCACAATTGGAAATATCATTGCTCTCATTTATGATAATGCAATCTACAAGCCAGACTGCTAAGCAAGCTACACCTAGGCTAACAAGGCAGCCAGTTATGTGGTCTTTTGCTCATGAACTCTATGAAAAAAAGGATTAAAGGGGCTTACCATCCGGGTTGAATTTTCTAAatctaaatagagtaaaattcacagagcaaaacactgaaaactcATCAAAATCTGACTTATTTGCAATCACAATTGGAAATATCATTGCTCTCACTTATGATAATGAAAGTACAAGCCCGACTGCTAAGCAAGCTACACCTAGGCTAACATGGTGGCCAGTTATGGGGTATTTTGTTCATGAACTCTAACAAACAGGATTAAAGGGGCACACCATCCGGGTTGGAaatttatatcttaatagagtaaaattcacagatcTAAAtgctaaaaattcaaaatctgatTTATACTGAAGAActgaagttattgaatattacattttagcaatattgtgtgaaaaaaagttataagaacaccctcatgaatatgcaataggtTGGATGCCATGTCCTGACTATCAATTTTCTTATGTtactacatgaaatcatatttcatattttcatacatgtgtgtatatgtctcccttgtatcaaaatgagttcgagcAATGATTATCTTACACATTATAAACCAGTAGTCAATTTATTATCTTTTTCATCtttggaggacaaaatttgaatgaaaattatttcatttgataaaatacaaataaactaGATTTAATTGTTCACAAGGACAAATTGGGTGGTCTGTTATAATTTTCTAGGCACTATAGAGTGACGTAATATTGTAATGTGAAACAAATATCATCCTCATCGTTGTCAAGAAATCGAACTACGGTATCTCAAAatactatacacttttgaaatgtctgccaaataaaatatatcactATGGAGAAAGGCTTACATTGGAAAGCCAATACACTCaattttcaaatgacaccaaacagttggaaaactattcatgcttgagtgagcactgccaACTAAAgggaataaaaattaaatttggtagGAATTAGCCTTCTGGACTTTCTAGTTTCTGAGTGGCGAGACCTTTGGAACCTGCAAAAGTTGAGGGTcttgtgatgaattaatgatcaattctgatcagtttgttgttggAGCGAATTTCCTGaattatcaaatcaaatttaatgcATCCGGGAACATGACTTGCAACTTTCTGTGTAACACTTGAACTGTATCttgtggatctcagcagtgtgttcatggaAGTCAGGATGTGATGGTATCTGTTGCATGCAAGCAGGCGAGATAGGGTAAGACGTAGGGACCCAATGAAAGCGccctttttatatatacatgtacattaactAGTTTTTaaggaagggggaggggaggatGTGGCCCCTCTCTACTGCATACTACACTTGTGTATGGTACCTGATTAGCCACAAACCATCATTTACTCCTTTCAAATACACACTGCAGTCACAAGTCAATGAAGTCatgatcaaatttttttttactcacttactttaactttcctttttttcaatgtGATTCTTATTCAATTAATCATAAAATCTGAACTCAGTTTTGTCACTTCAAAGTACTATTATGCAtcacatatttattttataaatcatACAAAATGAAGCCCAAGTAATGAATACAAATAGGCGAAAAGGCCAATATGGCTCTCATATGGGAAAcaaatgcaatatttcattgaaaaaacaaaatattatctaAGCTCTTGATATGTATGCAAAAGGAGTTAAAAACCGGGAAACAAAGTGATTTTGCTAACAATTGCATACGAAACCAGTGGTTGCAATTTTCATAAATCAACAGCAATACATCCAAGATAATGATACACTAATAGATAAAATGGAAGGAGTTTACCGTTACTAGtttaataaaacatacaaatttgaaaatttatgtcATATTTGTTGAAGAGATTTTAACTGGATCAAAGAAGTTATATATCACATGGTCACAAGAGAGACAAGACCTCATATTTTAATCacaagataatttttttaaatgatatccTTTccaaaccacccccccccccaaattaatCATTATGGCAAGGCAAAGGAAAGACAATCAAACTGAATGCTAGtttgttttcattctcatttctATATGATTTTTTCTTTAGATATATCTAAGCTTCTACTCCACCAGCAGGGAtaaattttcattctttctcccATGAATCTCCATATTTATTTAGCATTTTATTCCTGTTTCGAGCACCAAGACTGAATTCATCCTGTGCAGGCAACTTTGGCCTTGGTTGATCTTGATGGGGAGTAACATCAGGTGGGGACCTAGGCTGGTAATGACCTGGAAGAACTTGGGTGTACTGCTGTGCATTCTTCGCTCGGTGGTGCTTCCGGAGCTCGTCGTAGGTTCCTGTGAATTCCCGCTTTGAAGCTGCCCTCTCATCCTCGTGATGCTTAGCGAGGTCAGAATCGAAGCTGTTTATTCCCTTGACTTGACTGGTATCTATATCCATGTTCAATCTCTGGTCGTGTCCTCCACTCCAAGGTGTGTCTGGTCGGAAGTTATCATCGACAGAAAGTTCTTCCTCTACAGGTGGGTTGCTTCCAGTTCCATACCCAGGTATACTCATCCCGCCAAACTCAGCAGGTGGCATGCCCCCTCTACCCCTCCTCATCATCTCTGCAAAGGGGGAGTTTTCAAGCTTCAGGAACTTCTCACGGCACTTCTGAACATAGAGCATCTTGCCAAAGATGTAGCCACACATAGTGGCAAACACCGCCTTTGGGATGGAACCAAAGCGTTTGCTAGGGTTCAGGACTCCTCTCTGCACAAGCATGTGTGTTGACAGTCCAGACACAGCAGCAATAGGAAAGGAACTGTACCAAAAACTCTCAAATCGACATTCTCGCAAAGCCCGCTTTTCCTCGTCTGTGAACTGGTAGCGACCTTCCTTCATCTGTTGTTGAATGGTTGCATCGACAGGAGATGGATTCTCAGGTGTGTTGTCTGAATATTTTGCCATGGTTTAATCTGAAAGGcagaataaaaagaaactttCACCAATTATTAAGATAATAACTCTGAAGttgagatctacatgtacacactcAGTCAGACTCACGTCACACTAAGTCTACGGTGTGAGGTTGCATCATAGATCGTACCCCTTAAGTaatgataattttctttcaatgaaaattaaaaagtgtgaaattcaaaagatattttGTAGGACAGGAAgaggttaaaggagaatgaaacacttgaaaccagctgaatccatatcaaagagaaaaatcaaagaaacatattgttgaaagttggaggaagattgaatgaataataagaaagttacgagcatttgaatattgagatcactaatgccatgtagatcctcccattggcaatgcgaccgagatctgtgatgtcacacacatacaactccctcattactttagtacttatttcacttatattttcacttttatagagtctatcacaaggtgagatgttctctttatgagaggacaagtacagaggtttcacaacattatatcattgatgaatcgtttgtcatatgattagaatgaacaaaaagagatgttttggggtatattttcagtgtccaaaaggggagagttgttcatctgtgacatcatagatcttggtcgcattgccaataggaggatctccatttagtccatagcattagtgatctcgacattcaaatgctcataactctcagtcttctattgctagtcctattttactcaaaattttgttgatcttattctttgatttttctgctttcacaaaagctaacttgctccaagagtttcattctcctttaagcaaaGAGTTGACATTGCCAAGattttctgcaatatttttttgttctgaactttcttttaaaaaaatgataaactggggcccgtttctcaacaccgtcataagtctaacttcttgactaaatcggagatagtgagctacttgtccgctaaccgtttcacgaagccctctttaccaagatcgggtacaacaacctcactaaatatttatgacagctccgaacctgtcataacttctttcttaatgacgtagtggcatcacgtgggtagactatgacatgcaaaagcgcatagaaattttaaaattataatcttacgtaataaatcatagaggttgaaattacatcataaaacaagtgggttaatgcattcaatgataattgtaatacaaagaaactataaaaactattggtaaaacgccacaaaaccattcattttgaaatagtaaaatgatttaatcgataaatattctaccacgtcaggccatccataactgaactcgtatttgttgttttcagacccctattaacagttggataaattatatctctaatttatgcatataatttgtcaaatatcgtatgtttcggtatcaatggttaaaaatgtttcgttgaactatattttgatgacgttcGGAATCGTAAAAGACcgcataattatcatcattttacaaagaaaaccgttatggtttactttcgtaaactattaaaattggatatcccgggggtacccaaTCTCAACGTCCACcagtgattttttagtcatgaaatgaattattcataatttaattttctctgcaattgaatgctcaagtcttcatggtctaagtatgtatgatgcataattcacctgtgctattattttgaaaagatttatttcccaatttatCACaacatttgcaattttgtcataatttttctttttgactattatgctattttgtgactaaggctacgtctcgtctgcactttctaccgatagtatcgatatcaaggtattctaatTAGGAaacctttcgagaaacaggtttagtaagattggaactaactccgtggttggtggataaagatatgactaacttgtccatgtgttgagaaacgggcccctgggttCCACTTCCAAAATCTAACTGATCAAACCTTACATACAAGGGTACTGCACAAATTCCAGCTCtgtttgaacaatatttttagtCCTGTCATCAAACTAAAAAAGACTTTCTTTGAAGTTCAAATCAAACTTTAAAGTAGGTCACGGAAAGTCACGGAAACGTGATAAATCCCCTTTAGCTTTAGAGCTTCAGTCTCGCGCGCGCTGGTAATGCAATGGTCCATGGATCCGGTATGGTACCGCACCGCCTACGCTACGGTAACTCGCGCCGGGATCATCCCTCACATTCTTGAATTTACGATAGTTTTTCCCCATTCTAATGCCAAGATATTTCTTTCTCTGCCCATTGGATAATTACCTATTTATCGTCCTTAGATCATCTGAAAAACACCTAACTAATCCATATCGAAATCGACTTTTCAAGACACAGTCGAGTTTCGATACGGTATCTGTGAAATCCAAAGTACGGTATGTTGTATAATTTTTCTAGAAATTATTCTAGATCTAGATCACTGGCGATAAATACACGTTAGGCCTGTACTATTAGCGGGACTATTAGGGCACTGTACCCTATAGGCCCCTGGTCCTCCAAAAGTTCCACCACTGAGAATAAAAGGGAGAAGGAGcagaaaaggaaaacaaatgtgTGAAGTATTATATTGTACCATAATATattctgaatataatgtcagaCTAACTAATGCGGGGtcaaaaatttttgcttgcttatTGCTTCGCACCGGTTCGCACCATATATGGCGACTTTTCGTAAATTTCCCCGTATGCAATGTTTTCTTTGGccacttatttttttcacctcATAAGTCGACTGATGGCAAACATTCACATGTTTTTAAAATCTCTTTTCTGTTCGTGAAAATAGATACAATATGGAGTAACAGGCGGGGGAGGGCAGGGGGcaggctccccccccccccccccccacccgcgGATCACCGGGAAAACCGAAAAGggagaacaaaataaagaaagaaagaaaaaataatgggaaaaaggaagaaaaagagggaagaaaGTTTCAACGGAATGAAAGAAGAatacagagaaagaaaaaaatcatcccAAAATACTAATAAATGAAtgagaaaagggaaataaatagctaaagataacaaaatgaaaCGGAAATTCATGACGGGAAAGGGAAATTAACGAGGAAAacggaaatgaaggtagaatgtaatgaACTAATAGAGGGAAAACctgaattagaaaaaaaaagaaacattagaGAAGAATATAAGACTAACATACGAGCTGCCGAGGATTAGCGGCAATAAAGAATGGAATAACGTATTTCGGTATAGATAGTTTCTGTTATAGTGTTGCTATTACCTTTGATACAGGTTGGCTtctgtgaaaacaaaaaatcaaagaaagcaagtttgagaaaaatcggacaaa
Above is a window of Lytechinus pictus isolate F3 Inbred chromosome 15, Lp3.0, whole genome shotgun sequence DNA encoding:
- the LOC129277963 gene encoding OCIA domain-containing protein 1-like translates to MAKYSDNTPENPSPVDATIQQQMKEGRYQFTDEEKRALRECRFESFWYSSFPIAAVSGLSTHMLVQRGVLNPSKRFGSIPKAVFATMCGYIFGKMLYVQKCREKFLKLENSPFAEMMRRGRGGMPPAEFGGMSIPGYGTGSNPPVEEELSVDDNFRPDTPWSGGHDQRLNMDIDTSQVKGINSFDSDLAKHHEDERAASKREFTGTYDELRKHHRAKNAQQYTQVLPGHYQPRSPPDVTPHQDQPRPKLPAQDEFSLGARNRNKMLNKYGDSWEKE